One Umboniibacter marinipuniceus DNA window includes the following coding sequences:
- a CDS encoding lysophospholipid acyltransferase family protein: MLFRSTIFYIGLALITIIYGTIAPISAPLMSYRMRLRVGCLWCWAVVGWLRLSCGVKLVIEGRENIPKDGSTVLVMANHQSSPETFVLQSLFFPAVPILKKELLKIPFFGWGAWVSKPIGIDRGKPRQALAQMMEKGEKRLTSGTSVIIYPEGTRNDYPTIGKFARGGAQLAKRAGVKAIPVAHNAGAVWPARTFKKSPGIFKVVIGEAIDTSESSVAEITQSARDWIVEQNL; this comes from the coding sequence ATGCTGTTTCGTTCCACTATTTTCTATATTGGCCTTGCGCTTATCACCATTATCTATGGGACTATTGCACCAATCTCAGCACCGCTAATGAGCTATAGGATGAGACTTCGTGTTGGCTGCCTATGGTGTTGGGCTGTGGTGGGTTGGTTACGATTATCGTGTGGCGTAAAGCTCGTCATTGAGGGCAGGGAGAATATCCCTAAAGATGGTAGTACGGTACTGGTCATGGCTAACCACCAGAGCAGCCCAGAAACCTTCGTCCTCCAGTCACTCTTTTTTCCCGCCGTGCCTATCCTTAAGAAAGAGTTGCTTAAAATTCCATTCTTTGGATGGGGAGCTTGGGTAAGTAAGCCCATTGGTATTGATCGAGGAAAGCCCCGTCAGGCCCTGGCACAGATGATGGAGAAGGGTGAAAAGCGATTGACCTCGGGAACGAGCGTTATTATTTATCCTGAGGGAACGCGAAACGATTATCCTACAATTGGCAAGTTTGCCCGAGGCGGCGCTCAACTCGCTAAGCGTGCAGGTGTTAAGGCGATTCCCGTTGCGCACAACGCCGGCGCGGTCTGGCCCGCTCGCACCTTTAAGAAGTCGCCGGGAATCTTCAAAGTAGTCATTGGCGAAGCCATTGATACATCGGAGTCTTCCGTAGCAGAAATCACTCAATCTGCGCGAGACTGGATTGTAGAGCAGAACCTCTAG
- the glyS gene encoding glycine--tRNA ligase subunit beta: MTTQNILIELGTEELPPKSLKALSDAFSQSIKDSLVAAELNFEQVESFAAPRRLGVLVHNVQACQADTDVEKLGPNVKAAFDKEGNPSKAAEGFARSCGTEFNQLIEVETPKGTRLAFRSTQQGQSTTALLQGFVEKALQQLPIPKRMRWGASRAEFVRPVKWLLALADDAIVPMTVLGIESSNVTRGHRFHSQGDLIVPSALAYEQVLLDDGQVVASFEKRRQLIRDGAAEVGAAANGNTVIGAELLDEVTGLVEWPVPMAGSFEAKFLEVPAEALISSMREHQKYFHVVDDAGALLPLFVFVSNIVSSKPSSVIEGNEKVIRPRLADADFFYKTDLKTSLESKAEKLEKIVFQKQLGTIAEKCDRIAALSTSISTIVGAKAADVQRAAKLCKADLSSELVLEFDDLQGLAGEYYARHDGESAEVASAMNEHYMPRFAGDSLPSTATGTAIAIADRMDTLAGIFAIGQIPSGSKDPFALRRASIGLLRLIVENNLNLDLAELTDLALKSLQHVEFDHSQVRAQIVDYVFERFKARYVEEGISADAVNAVLEKSLTSPVDFNARVLAVTDFAKIDAAEALAAANKRVGNILAKVDAVSDDIDPSLISEAPEQALYNELLSVEPIVQPLLAEKRYTESMLALAELRGPVDAFFDGVMVNAEDDAVRANRLAILKRLSNLFGAVADISRLV; the protein is encoded by the coding sequence ATGACAACCCAGAATATTCTTATCGAACTTGGCACTGAAGAGCTACCACCGAAGTCATTAAAGGCGCTCTCAGATGCCTTTAGCCAAAGCATCAAAGATAGCTTAGTGGCCGCAGAACTTAACTTTGAGCAGGTTGAAAGCTTTGCCGCACCGCGTCGCCTTGGTGTGCTCGTTCATAATGTGCAAGCTTGCCAAGCCGATACCGACGTTGAAAAGCTCGGCCCAAATGTTAAAGCCGCCTTTGACAAAGAGGGTAATCCCTCCAAGGCAGCTGAGGGCTTTGCTCGCTCATGTGGCACAGAGTTTAATCAGCTAATCGAAGTAGAAACGCCAAAGGGTACTCGTCTGGCTTTTCGCAGCACTCAGCAGGGGCAATCCACAACTGCTTTACTACAGGGTTTCGTTGAAAAGGCCCTACAGCAACTACCCATCCCTAAGCGCATGCGCTGGGGTGCTAGCCGCGCCGAATTTGTTCGCCCAGTAAAGTGGCTACTTGCGCTAGCCGATGACGCTATCGTACCTATGACTGTGCTGGGTATTGAAAGTAGTAACGTCACGCGTGGTCACCGCTTCCACTCGCAGGGCGACTTGATTGTTCCCTCTGCGCTAGCCTATGAACAAGTTCTACTTGATGACGGGCAGGTCGTCGCGAGCTTCGAAAAGCGCCGCCAACTAATTCGTGACGGGGCGGCCGAAGTAGGTGCCGCCGCTAACGGTAACACCGTTATTGGTGCCGAGTTGCTAGATGAAGTTACCGGCCTTGTAGAGTGGCCTGTGCCCATGGCAGGGTCGTTCGAGGCGAAGTTCCTGGAGGTTCCAGCCGAGGCACTCATCTCAAGCATGAGAGAACACCAAAAGTACTTCCATGTGGTTGATGACGCAGGCGCGTTATTACCCTTGTTCGTATTCGTTTCGAATATCGTATCCTCTAAGCCTTCGTCGGTGATTGAAGGGAACGAAAAAGTAATTCGTCCACGCCTTGCGGACGCAGACTTCTTTTACAAGACAGACCTTAAAACTTCATTAGAATCTAAGGCCGAAAAGCTTGAGAAGATTGTTTTTCAAAAGCAGCTTGGAACGATTGCAGAGAAGTGTGATCGTATTGCCGCGCTATCAACGTCAATATCAACAATTGTTGGTGCCAAAGCGGCCGACGTACAACGCGCCGCCAAACTTTGTAAAGCAGATTTAAGCTCTGAGTTAGTCTTAGAGTTTGATGATCTACAGGGGCTTGCTGGCGAATACTATGCCCGCCACGATGGCGAGAGTGCAGAAGTTGCTAGCGCTATGAACGAGCATTACATGCCGCGCTTCGCGGGCGATTCGCTTCCTAGTACCGCTACGGGGACAGCTATCGCCATTGCGGACAGAATGGACACGCTAGCCGGTATCTTTGCAATTGGTCAGATTCCAAGCGGCTCGAAGGATCCCTTCGCACTCCGCAGAGCCTCAATTGGGCTGCTTCGTTTAATTGTTGAGAACAACCTCAACTTAGATCTAGCGGAGCTCACCGATTTGGCGCTTAAGTCTCTACAACACGTTGAATTCGACCACTCTCAGGTCCGAGCGCAAATAGTGGACTATGTCTTCGAGCGCTTTAAGGCTAGGTATGTTGAAGAGGGTATTAGTGCTGATGCCGTCAACGCGGTACTTGAGAAGTCACTCACTAGCCCTGTGGATTTCAACGCCCGCGTATTGGCGGTGACAGACTTCGCTAAAATTGACGCCGCTGAAGCGCTCGCTGCGGCGAATAAGCGCGTTGGTAACATTCTCGCTAAGGTAGATGCTGTTAGTGACGATATCGACCCCTCGTTGATTTCTGAAGCTCCTGAGCAAGCACTTTACAACGAGTTACTCAGTGTAGAGCCTATCGTCCAACCGCTACTTGCGGAGAAGCGCTATACGGAATCCATGCTTGCCCTCGCTGAACTTCGTGGTCCGGTTGATGCCTTCTTTGACGGCGTAATGGTGAACGCTGAAGACGATGCAGTTCGTGCGAACCGGTTGGCGATCTTAAAGCGACTCTCCAATCTCTTCGGTGCCGTTGCTGACATTTCACGCTTGGTTTAA
- the glyQ gene encoding glycine--tRNA ligase subunit alpha, with translation MSANNRVDINTFQGLILALQQYWAQHGCVIMQPLDMEVGAGTFHPATFLRAIGPESWNAAYVQPCRRPTDGRYGENPNRLQHYYQFQVVMKPSPDNIQELYLGSLEALGVDLTEHDIRFVEDNWESPTLGAWGLGWEVWMNGMEVTQFTYFQQVGGLECYPVLGEITYGLERIAMYLQGVDSVYDLVWTESAEGVVTYGDVFLQNEVEMSTYNFEHATVETLFQHFDDYEAESAKLIEASLPLPAYECVMKASHAFNLLDARHAISVTERQRYILRVRTLARACAEAYFEARRKAGFPLARPDIREEVLAALGENK, from the coding sequence GTGTCTGCCAACAACCGCGTCGATATTAACACGTTTCAGGGTTTAATCCTTGCCCTTCAACAATACTGGGCTCAGCATGGCTGTGTCATTATGCAACCGCTTGATATGGAAGTAGGCGCGGGTACATTCCACCCAGCAACTTTCCTTCGAGCCATTGGTCCCGAGTCATGGAATGCAGCCTACGTGCAACCGTGTCGCCGGCCAACGGACGGACGTTACGGTGAAAACCCTAATCGGCTCCAGCACTATTACCAATTTCAAGTTGTCATGAAACCATCACCTGACAACATTCAAGAGCTATACCTTGGTTCATTGGAAGCGCTGGGCGTGGACTTGACTGAGCACGATATTCGCTTTGTTGAGGATAACTGGGAATCGCCAACGCTTGGCGCCTGGGGACTTGGTTGGGAAGTATGGATGAATGGGATGGAAGTGACCCAGTTTACCTACTTCCAACAGGTCGGTGGTCTTGAGTGCTATCCAGTTTTGGGCGAAATCACTTACGGCTTAGAGCGGATCGCAATGTATCTACAAGGCGTGGACAGCGTCTACGATTTGGTTTGGACTGAAAGTGCCGAAGGTGTTGTCACCTATGGCGATGTCTTCCTCCAAAACGAAGTTGAAATGTCCACCTACAACTTCGAACATGCAACCGTAGAGACACTCTTCCAGCATTTCGATGACTATGAAGCCGAAAGCGCGAAGCTCATTGAGGCGTCACTGCCGCTGCCCGCCTACGAATGTGTCATGAAAGCCTCGCACGCATTCAACCTGTTAGATGCTCGCCATGCAATTTCTGTTACCGAGCGCCAACGTTATATTCTGCGCGTTAGAACACTTGCCCGAGCCTGCGCCGAAGCCTATTTTGAGGCACGTAGAAAGGCAGGTTTCCCACTTGCTCGTCCAGATATCCGTGAAGAAGTGCTCGCCGCGTTAGGGGAGAACAAATAA
- a CDS encoding lysophospholipid acyltransferase family protein produces the protein MKFQKIVVNTLLKLLSKLNLRQARWLGRVLGSIVWRTDSGPKKSTLRNLELAYPDMNQADRDLLAKRSLQHMFSLLPEFAITWNASSDWLQNQVQSIQGEALLACPEGKGVIILAPHLGNWEAMGQIIATKVAMTAMYAPPKQAFLEPIVRSARERFGVNMVPATAKGVIGLTRALKKNESVFILPDQVPDGTGGIHAPFFNVNAFTMKLAAGLISRTGCKVVMAAGFQSADGWNIVLEEADPEIYSEDVHTSVAAMNRSVEKLVSYHPEQYQWEYKRFRKLQDPSIHYYRF, from the coding sequence ATGAAATTCCAAAAAATAGTGGTAAATACTCTTCTAAAGCTTCTTTCGAAGCTTAATTTGCGACAAGCAAGGTGGCTGGGGCGAGTCTTGGGTTCAATAGTTTGGCGAACTGATAGCGGCCCAAAGAAGTCCACCCTACGCAATTTGGAACTTGCCTACCCTGATATGAATCAAGCAGATAGAGATTTGTTGGCGAAGCGCTCTCTGCAGCATATGTTCAGCTTGCTGCCCGAATTTGCAATCACCTGGAATGCCAGCAGTGATTGGCTGCAAAACCAGGTGCAATCAATCCAGGGGGAAGCATTGCTGGCGTGCCCAGAGGGAAAAGGCGTAATCATCCTTGCTCCCCACTTGGGGAATTGGGAGGCGATGGGGCAAATTATCGCTACGAAGGTGGCAATGACGGCCATGTACGCACCACCCAAGCAGGCCTTTCTTGAACCCATCGTCCGCAGCGCTCGCGAGCGCTTTGGTGTGAATATGGTTCCGGCAACAGCAAAAGGGGTTATCGGTCTAACCCGAGCCCTAAAGAAAAACGAAAGTGTCTTTATTCTTCCCGACCAAGTTCCCGATGGTACGGGTGGTATTCATGCGCCATTTTTTAATGTTAACGCCTTCACCATGAAGCTAGCTGCCGGTTTAATAAGCCGAACGGGCTGCAAAGTTGTTATGGCGGCAGGCTTTCAGAGCGCTGATGGGTGGAATATTGTTTTGGAAGAGGCTGACCCTGAAATATATAGTGAGGATGTCCACACTTCGGTTGCAGCGATGAATCGTTCAGTTGAAAAGCTAGTTAGTTACCACCCAGAGCAATACCAGTGGGAATACAAGCGCTTCCGCAAACTTCAAGATCCATCTATCCACTATTACCGCTTTTAG
- a CDS encoding TrkH family potassium uptake protein has protein sequence MRFAVIGRVLGLMIWLFSAVAFLPAIVVSEWYGESHTSLSTSFYISIFVGGILFGTASTIRWAMRKQAQRYELRVRDGFIITVLFWTTLSLLGTLPFALSEELNISWVDAIFESFSGLTTTGATVISGLDTMERGLLIYRQLLQWIGGIGIIVIAVAVLPALGVGGLQLYKSETPGPVKDSKLTPRIAETAKSMASIYIALTVACAISLYVSGMSSFDAIAHALSTTSIGGFSTHDASIGFYDSNTILWVTTIFMALSGINFALHFVTWQQNSLRHYFQDSECKFYLWLLAVGIAITVWYLWLTETLPLEDAFYHGAFMLVSIATTTGFATQDFTSWPLFLPFLLFFMAFVGGSSGSTGGGMKAMRWVLLVRQGQRELYRLVHPNAIRHIKLNQKVVPSRVLESVWGFIAIYMLTFVMTWLVLMAMGYDFLTAFSAVAACINNLGPGMGDVAANYQSLGDGAKLLLSFTMLMGRLEVFTLLVLFTPTFWRD, from the coding sequence ATGCGATTTGCGGTAATAGGACGAGTTCTAGGATTAATGATATGGCTGTTTTCAGCCGTGGCTTTTCTCCCCGCCATCGTGGTTTCAGAGTGGTATGGCGAAAGCCATACCTCGTTATCCACCAGTTTCTACATCTCTATCTTTGTTGGAGGCATACTCTTTGGAACGGCCTCAACGATACGCTGGGCAATGCGAAAACAAGCTCAACGTTATGAGTTACGAGTCCGCGATGGTTTCATTATAACTGTCCTGTTCTGGACCACCTTGAGTTTATTGGGAACCCTGCCATTCGCGCTATCTGAAGAATTAAATATCTCCTGGGTGGACGCGATCTTCGAATCTTTTTCCGGGCTAACTACCACCGGGGCTACCGTCATATCTGGCCTCGACACCATGGAACGAGGACTATTGATCTACCGTCAGCTGCTACAGTGGATTGGCGGAATAGGTATCATTGTCATCGCGGTTGCTGTTCTCCCAGCCTTGGGAGTAGGGGGGCTTCAGCTCTATAAAAGCGAAACGCCCGGTCCGGTTAAGGATTCCAAACTTACACCGCGCATTGCCGAGACGGCCAAGTCAATGGCATCCATCTACATCGCGCTAACGGTGGCCTGTGCAATATCACTGTATGTGTCGGGAATGTCGAGTTTCGATGCCATCGCTCACGCACTCAGCACCACGTCGATAGGCGGGTTCTCAACCCATGACGCGAGTATTGGCTTTTATGATTCGAACACGATCCTGTGGGTGACGACAATTTTTATGGCGCTATCCGGTATTAACTTTGCCTTACACTTTGTCACTTGGCAGCAGAATAGCCTTCGCCATTATTTTCAGGATAGCGAATGTAAGTTCTATTTGTGGCTACTAGCAGTAGGCATTGCAATTACCGTTTGGTACCTCTGGCTCACCGAGACCTTACCGCTGGAAGATGCCTTTTATCACGGCGCGTTTATGTTGGTATCTATCGCCACCACTACCGGCTTCGCGACACAAGATTTCACTAGTTGGCCACTCTTTCTACCATTCTTACTTTTCTTCATGGCATTTGTTGGGGGGAGTTCTGGATCCACCGGCGGCGGAATGAAAGCGATGCGTTGGGTGTTATTGGTACGCCAGGGCCAGCGTGAGCTATACCGATTGGTGCACCCTAACGCCATTCGCCATATTAAGTTAAACCAGAAGGTTGTTCCCTCGCGAGTGTTAGAATCAGTCTGGGGTTTCATCGCTATCTATATGCTGACCTTCGTCATGACTTGGCTGGTATTGATGGCAATGGGTTATGACTTCCTAACCGCTTTCAGCGCCGTTGCTGCCTGTATTAACAACCTTGGGCCTGGAATGGGAGACGTCGCCGCCAACTATCAATCCCTTGGCGATGGCGCTAAATTACTCCTATCTTTCACCATGCTCATGGGCCGACTTGAGGTATTCACACTGCTCGTTCTGTTCACACCCACATTCTGGCGTGACTAG
- the trkA gene encoding Trk system potassium transporter TrkA → MKIIILGGGQVGGTLAETLANEQNDITIVDTNEKRLRELQERFDIGVVIGCGSHPDILQAAGGADAEMLIAVTNSDEVNMVACQIAHALYRTPTKIARIRSTAYTLKDEIFSDTNIPIDVRIAPEDLVTQAIHRLLINPGALQVLDFADGMVSLVAVKAYYGGPLVDQKLRSIRDHMPSVDTRVAAIFRRGEAIMPEGDTIIEADDEVFFIADAKDITAVMSELRRLDKPYRRITIAGGGNIGKRLAELIEKDFHVKLIEFNPDQAYTLSEDLSKTVVLAGSATDEKLLKEEHIQDTDVFCALTNDDEANIMSSMLAKRLGATKTITLISNPSYVDLVQGGEIDIAISPQLITIGKLLRYVRRGHFVNVHSLRRGAAEAIEVVAHGDKHSSKVVGRKLSELKLPPGTTIGALVREIDGKKEVLIAHDHIRVQSEDHVIMFLVNKKNVADIEKLFQVSFSFF, encoded by the coding sequence ATGAAAATTATCATTCTAGGCGGCGGTCAGGTTGGCGGTACATTAGCTGAAACCTTGGCAAACGAACAAAACGATATCACCATTGTTGACACTAATGAGAAGCGGCTCCGCGAACTGCAGGAGCGTTTCGATATTGGTGTAGTCATCGGTTGCGGCTCCCATCCTGATATTTTGCAGGCTGCCGGCGGCGCTGATGCCGAAATGTTGATTGCGGTAACCAACAGTGACGAAGTGAATATGGTTGCCTGTCAGATCGCTCACGCACTCTACAGAACACCCACCAAAATTGCTCGAATTCGGAGCACCGCCTACACGCTAAAAGACGAAATATTCTCCGATACCAACATTCCTATTGATGTTCGTATCGCGCCGGAAGACCTGGTCACTCAAGCCATCCATCGCCTGCTAATTAATCCCGGGGCCCTTCAGGTGCTCGATTTTGCCGACGGCATGGTCTCGCTGGTTGCAGTGAAGGCCTATTATGGTGGCCCATTAGTGGATCAAAAATTGCGCAGTATTCGCGATCATATGCCGTCGGTTGACACTCGTGTTGCCGCTATTTTTCGCCGCGGTGAGGCCATTATGCCCGAGGGCGACACGATCATCGAAGCCGATGACGAAGTCTTTTTCATTGCCGACGCCAAAGACATTACGGCGGTAATGAGTGAGTTGCGGCGCCTAGATAAACCTTATCGACGGATTACTATTGCTGGCGGCGGTAACATTGGTAAGCGTTTGGCGGAGCTCATCGAGAAGGACTTTCACGTAAAACTCATTGAGTTTAATCCAGATCAGGCTTATACCCTCTCAGAGGACCTGTCGAAAACGGTCGTCCTCGCTGGCAGTGCAACAGACGAAAAGCTACTTAAGGAAGAGCATATTCAAGACACAGATGTGTTCTGCGCTCTGACTAATGATGACGAAGCAAACATTATGTCTTCAATGCTTGCGAAGCGATTAGGTGCTACGAAGACCATCACCCTAATTTCTAATCCATCCTATGTAGATCTTGTTCAGGGTGGCGAAATTGATATCGCCATCTCACCTCAGTTGATCACTATTGGTAAATTGCTGCGCTACGTTCGCCGTGGACACTTTGTTAACGTGCACAGTTTGCGCCGCGGGGCGGCTGAAGCAATCGAAGTGGTAGCGCACGGCGATAAGCACTCCTCTAAAGTCGTAGGCCGAAAGCTTTCTGAGCTGAAGCTACCGCCGGGCACAACCATTGGTGCGCTGGTTCGCGAAATAGACGGCAAGAAAGAGGTGCTCATTGCCCATGACCACATCAGGGTTCAGTCTGAAGATCACGTAATCATGTTCTTGGTTAACAAGAAGAATGTGGCTGATATTGAAAAGCTCTTCCAGGTGAGCTTTAGCTTCTTTTAG
- the rsmB gene encoding 16S rRNA (cytosine(967)-C(5))-methyltransferase RsmB: protein MAKSSVRLRAARIISSIYQHKGSLTGLLSNATGDLEGRDAALLKALCYGTLRHYRELSYLIDQRLDKPLKPKDSDVQALLMLGVFQLRHTDVPAHAAIGETAGAAKALKKPWATGLINGVLRGMQRNPVSPPSQDRMPGFYHNHPNWLAQAIEADWPEQAEDIFAANNGRAPMTLRVNLRRCRRDEYLGLLTASDIAAAPAAHSPEGIYLQSPIGVEQLPHWQDGWVSVQDEAAQLSASLLSIPENARVLDACAAPGGKTCHLLERQAKQRLQAIELEPHRAVRITENLQRLGLHAELSIADAGDLNAWWDGEPFDRILLDAPCSATGVLRRHPDIRILRRKADIKTLSELQLNILEKVWGTLKPGGKLLYATCSVLKAENEQTIATFLKKADDAVEEAINASWGAPALHGRQLFPSDGGHDGFYYCLLQKRAQ from the coding sequence TTGGCTAAATCCTCGGTTCGGCTTCGTGCGGCACGCATCATCAGCTCCATCTACCAGCATAAAGGCTCCCTCACGGGCTTGTTAAGCAATGCTACCGGAGACTTAGAGGGGCGTGACGCGGCACTGTTGAAAGCGCTGTGTTACGGTACGCTTAGACACTATCGTGAGCTGAGCTATCTGATTGATCAACGCCTTGATAAACCGCTTAAACCGAAGGACTCAGATGTCCAAGCGCTGTTAATGTTGGGCGTTTTTCAGCTACGCCATACGGATGTACCAGCGCACGCCGCCATTGGGGAAACCGCCGGTGCTGCTAAAGCGTTGAAGAAACCGTGGGCGACAGGACTCATCAATGGTGTGCTTCGAGGCATGCAGCGTAATCCGGTCAGCCCACCCAGCCAAGATAGAATGCCAGGTTTCTACCATAACCATCCCAATTGGTTGGCTCAAGCTATCGAGGCCGATTGGCCAGAGCAGGCAGAAGATATCTTTGCCGCGAATAATGGTAGGGCGCCCATGACACTGAGGGTGAACCTGCGCCGTTGCCGTCGTGATGAATACCTTGGGCTGCTTACTGCTAGCGATATTGCCGCGGCACCGGCTGCGCATTCGCCCGAGGGCATTTATTTGCAAAGTCCCATTGGGGTAGAACAACTACCTCATTGGCAGGATGGCTGGGTATCCGTTCAAGATGAAGCGGCACAATTGAGCGCGTCGCTGCTTTCTATTCCCGAGAACGCCCGTGTACTCGATGCCTGTGCCGCCCCGGGCGGGAAGACTTGTCATCTCTTAGAGCGCCAAGCAAAACAACGCCTCCAAGCTATTGAGCTGGAGCCACATCGAGCTGTTCGTATCACTGAAAACTTGCAACGCCTTGGCTTGCACGCCGAGCTAAGCATTGCTGACGCTGGCGATCTGAACGCGTGGTGGGATGGAGAACCCTTTGACCGCATCCTCCTCGATGCCCCGTGTTCAGCAACGGGTGTTCTTCGTCGCCACCCCGATATCCGAATCCTGCGCCGCAAAGCCGATATAAAAACTCTCAGTGAGCTTCAGTTAAACATCCTAGAAAAAGTCTGGGGCACGCTAAAGCCTGGCGGCAAACTTCTCTACGCAACATGCTCGGTACTCAAAGCCGAGAACGAGCAAACTATTGCAACTTTCCTAAAGAAGGCGGATGATGCTGTTGAAGAGGCAATTAACGCCTCGTGGGGAGCGCCAGCGCTGCATGGAAGACAACTGTTTCCGAGTGACGGCGGCCACGATGGGTTTTACTACTGCCTGTTACAAAAGCGTGCTCAGTAG
- the fmt gene encoding methionyl-tRNA formyltransferase, producing MRIIFAGTPDFSAAHLQALLDLANIEVVAVYTQPDRRAGRGKKLVPSPVKALALEAGLPVEQPLNFKLDEDVAKLSAYQADLMVVVAYGLLLPQRVLDTPRMGCINVHASLLPRWRGAAPIQRCIEAGDQQTGVTIMQMEAGLDTGPMLSKLTVAISPSETAGSLHDKLIAAGTIELQEVVEKLRNGPIQGEIQDDSLANYAHKLSKEEGKIDWTLNVVEIERKIRAFNPFPIAWTLFNDEVIRVHTAAIISQEAVSANAAEGAVISADKSGLVVNTGKGTLQLTQLQRSGKRVMAVSDIVNGSPELFTAGKHFG from the coding sequence ATGCGTATTATTTTCGCGGGCACGCCTGACTTTTCTGCTGCGCACCTTCAAGCGCTCCTTGATCTTGCTAATATTGAGGTAGTTGCCGTTTACACTCAGCCCGATCGACGTGCAGGAAGAGGCAAGAAGCTGGTTCCCAGCCCCGTTAAAGCGCTAGCGCTGGAAGCGGGTCTACCGGTAGAGCAACCGCTTAATTTTAAGCTTGATGAAGACGTAGCAAAACTCTCGGCCTACCAAGCGGACCTGATGGTGGTAGTTGCCTACGGGCTATTGCTACCGCAGCGCGTGCTAGACACGCCAAGAATGGGTTGTATTAATGTCCACGCCTCGCTTTTACCTCGGTGGCGCGGCGCCGCGCCGATCCAACGCTGCATTGAAGCCGGTGACCAACAAACTGGCGTCACCATCATGCAAATGGAAGCGGGGCTAGATACCGGCCCTATGTTAAGCAAGTTGACGGTAGCTATTAGTCCTTCGGAAACCGCTGGCAGCCTGCACGATAAGCTTATTGCAGCGGGAACCATTGAGCTGCAAGAAGTGGTAGAGAAGCTACGTAACGGGCCAATTCAAGGTGAAATCCAGGACGACTCGCTCGCGAACTACGCGCACAAACTCAGCAAAGAGGAAGGCAAGATTGACTGGACGCTTAACGTTGTTGAGATTGAACGTAAAATTCGCGCCTTTAATCCATTTCCCATTGCGTGGACGCTATTTAATGACGAAGTGATTCGCGTTCATACCGCCGCCATCATCAGCCAGGAAGCCGTGTCAGCTAATGCTGCCGAGGGCGCCGTAATTAGCGCTGACAAATCTGGCTTAGTGGTTAACACCGGAAAGGGCACACTGCAGCTTACTCAGCTGCAGCGGTCCGGCAAGCGGGTCATGGCAGTGAGTGACATCGTCAATGGATCTCCCGAGTTATTCACAGCAGGTAAACACTTTGGCTAA
- the def gene encoding peptide deformylase, which produces MAILDILTFPDPRLRTIAAPVEVFDEALETLVQDMIETMYEASGVGLAATQVDVHQRVVVIDVSDERDSPLVFINPTIEVLDGPEAPYDEGCLSVPGFYEQVDRPENIVVRAYDAKGESFELKPDGLLAVCIQHELDHLNGKLFVDYVSAMKRNRIRKKLEKQQRLEAK; this is translated from the coding sequence ATGGCTATCTTAGATATTTTAACGTTCCCAGACCCGCGTTTGAGGACCATCGCAGCGCCCGTTGAAGTGTTTGACGAGGCATTAGAAACACTCGTTCAAGACATGATTGAGACCATGTATGAGGCCTCAGGTGTTGGTCTTGCCGCAACCCAGGTTGATGTACATCAACGCGTGGTAGTGATTGACGTCTCCGATGAAAGAGATTCCCCCCTAGTCTTTATCAATCCTACCATTGAAGTGCTCGATGGCCCAGAGGCTCCGTACGACGAGGGCTGCCTATCTGTGCCCGGCTTCTATGAACAGGTCGATCGGCCAGAAAACATTGTGGTTAGAGCTTACGACGCCAAGGGTGAATCGTTTGAACTTAAACCGGATGGCTTGTTGGCGGTATGTATCCAACACGAGCTAGACCACCTCAATGGCAAGCTCTTTGTTGATTATGTTTCTGCCATGAAGCGCAATCGAATTCGCAAAAAACTTGAAAAGCAGCAACGTTTGGAAGCCAAGTAA